From the genome of Ralstonia pickettii, one region includes:
- a CDS encoding CysB family HTH-type transcriptional regulator: MNLHQFRFVREAVRQKFNLTEAAKALYTSQPGVSKAIIELEEELGVDIFTRHGKRIRGLTEPGRRILASVERVLEEVETLKRVGKDYAAQDQGNFTIATTHTQARYALPKAIAEFTRKYPKVRLSIQQGTPAQIAEMVLHDQADIAIATEGMSHVKDLISIPGYQWQHVVVTPPDHPLLSRQHLTLDDLKGYPIITYDHHFAGRPKIDHAFELRQIKPDIVLEAIDADVIKTYVEVGLGVGIVAGVAFDAERDRNLRAIPAGHLFGTNVTHLGVKQGAYLRGFVYTFIELFAPTLTRKLVEQLMSGDHEAYEL; the protein is encoded by the coding sequence ATGAACCTCCACCAATTCCGCTTCGTGCGCGAAGCCGTGCGGCAGAAATTCAACCTGACAGAGGCCGCAAAAGCGCTCTATACATCACAACCGGGTGTCTCAAAAGCCATCATCGAGCTGGAAGAGGAACTGGGCGTCGATATCTTCACCCGTCACGGCAAGCGCATCCGGGGTCTCACAGAGCCGGGGCGGCGCATCCTCGCCTCCGTCGAGCGCGTGCTCGAAGAAGTTGAAACCCTCAAGCGTGTCGGCAAGGACTACGCCGCACAGGACCAGGGCAACTTCACCATCGCGACCACACACACGCAGGCGCGCTACGCGCTGCCCAAGGCCATCGCCGAGTTCACGCGCAAATATCCCAAGGTGCGCCTTTCCATTCAGCAGGGCACGCCCGCGCAGATCGCCGAGATGGTGCTGCACGACCAGGCCGACATCGCCATCGCCACCGAAGGCATGTCGCACGTGAAGGATCTGATCTCGATCCCGGGCTACCAGTGGCAGCATGTGGTGGTGACGCCGCCTGACCACCCGCTTCTGTCGCGCCAGCACCTGACGCTGGACGACCTGAAGGGTTATCCGATCATCACGTACGACCACCACTTTGCCGGCCGGCCCAAAATCGACCACGCGTTCGAACTGCGCCAGATCAAGCCCGATATCGTGCTCGAAGCCATCGACGCGGACGTCATCAAGACCTACGTGGAAGTGGGCCTGGGCGTGGGCATCGTGGCCGGCGTGGCATTTGACGCCGAGCGCGATCGCAACCTGCGCGCCATTCCGGCCGGCCACCTGTTCGGCACCAACGTCACGCACCTGGGCGTCAAACAAGGCGCGTACCTGCGCGGCTTCGTCTACACCTTCATCGAGCTGTTTGCGCCAACGCTGACGCGCAAGCTGGTCGAACAACTCATGTCGGGCGATCACGAAGCATACGAGCTGTGA
- a CDS encoding ABC transporter substrate-binding protein: protein MTTRRRLLCGMALFASVAALALPTRADIRVGVVLSTTGPAAAIGIPSKNTVQMWPATIGGQRAQVIVLDDASDPSMAVRNVRKLIAEDKVDVIVGPTIVPTALASLDAVAEGQTPMVTLAASASIVEPQDAKRRWAFKMPQNDSQMATLVTQHMADNGVHTVGFIGFTDAYGESWWREFSKLADVRKLRVVANERFARTDTSVTGQILKLMAAKPDAILIAGAGTPAALPQRTLVERGYKGRIYQTHGIASTEFLKVGGKDVEGTLFPTGPVVVARELPASHPVRKVAVEFADRYEAKYGPNTVTQFAGDAWGAWQLLDNAAARALKTGDQPGTPAFRAALRDALETTRDLTVPNGVLNLNAQDHQGFDQRSRVMGIIKNGRFAYAGPR from the coding sequence ATGACGACCCGACGTCGCCTGCTGTGCGGCATGGCCCTCTTCGCCAGCGTTGCTGCACTTGCCCTGCCCACCCGCGCCGACATTCGCGTGGGCGTGGTCCTGTCGACCACCGGCCCCGCCGCCGCCATCGGCATTCCCAGCAAGAACACCGTGCAGATGTGGCCGGCGACCATCGGCGGTCAGCGCGCGCAGGTCATCGTGCTGGACGACGCCTCCGACCCGTCGATGGCGGTGCGCAACGTGCGCAAGCTGATCGCCGAAGACAAGGTGGACGTGATTGTTGGCCCGACGATCGTGCCGACGGCGCTGGCCTCGCTCGATGCCGTGGCCGAAGGGCAAACGCCGATGGTCACGCTGGCAGCATCTGCCTCCATCGTCGAACCGCAGGACGCCAAGCGCCGCTGGGCCTTCAAGATGCCGCAGAACGATTCGCAGATGGCCACACTCGTCACCCAGCACATGGCCGACAACGGCGTGCACACCGTCGGCTTCATCGGCTTTACGGATGCGTATGGCGAGAGCTGGTGGCGTGAATTCTCGAAGCTGGCCGACGTGCGCAAGTTGCGCGTGGTGGCCAACGAGCGATTTGCGCGCACGGATACCAGCGTGACGGGGCAGATTCTCAAACTGATGGCGGCCAAGCCCGACGCCATCCTGATTGCCGGGGCCGGCACCCCCGCCGCCCTGCCCCAACGCACGCTGGTGGAGCGCGGCTACAAGGGCCGCATTTACCAGACACACGGCATCGCCAGCACCGAATTCCTGAAGGTGGGCGGCAAGGATGTGGAAGGCACGCTCTTCCCGACCGGCCCCGTGGTCGTGGCGCGCGAGCTGCCGGCCAGCCACCCGGTGCGCAAGGTTGCAGTGGAATTTGCTGATCGCTATGAGGCCAAGTACGGCCCCAACACCGTCACGCAATTTGCGGGCGACGCATGGGGCGCGTGGCAGTTGCTCGACAACGCCGCGGCGCGGGCGCTCAAGACTGGCGACCAGCCAGGCACCCCCGCCTTCCGCGCCGCCCTGCGCGACGCGCTGGAAACGACGCGCGATCTGACCGTGCCCAACGGCGTGCTGAACCTGAATGCCCAGGATCACCAAGGCTTCGACCAACGTTCGCGCGTGATGGGCATCATCAAGAACGGCCGTTTCGCATACGCCGGCCCGCGCTAA
- a CDS encoding NAD(P)-dependent oxidoreductase, with product MTRIAFIGLGNMGTPMVQHLIAAGHTVRAYVRRPEAADNARALGAEPCNTPAEAARDAEVIFTNVTSTADVESVLLGPDGVIHGAPRGAVCIDHSTISAVATRRIAADLEAAGLEFLDAPVSGGTAGAQKATLSIMVGGKADVLERVRPLLQLLGTTITHVGGHGAGQVAKACNQIVQVINIQGIAEAMLFARAQGTDPSRVLAAIGPGFAGSRMLDLEGPKMAERNFAAGIEARLHDKDFGLVREIAQELGLQMPAMELVASQLNTLVANGWGYDDTASLLRVLEQQNKQQTD from the coding sequence ATGACACGCATTGCCTTCATCGGCCTCGGCAACATGGGCACGCCGATGGTCCAACACCTGATTGCCGCCGGGCACACCGTGCGCGCCTATGTGCGCCGTCCGGAAGCCGCCGACAACGCCCGCGCCCTCGGCGCCGAGCCCTGCAACACCCCCGCTGAAGCGGCGCGCGATGCGGAGGTCATCTTCACCAACGTGACGTCCACGGCCGATGTGGAAAGCGTGCTGCTGGGGCCGGATGGTGTCATCCATGGCGCGCCGCGTGGTGCCGTGTGCATCGATCACAGCACGATCTCCGCCGTGGCCACGCGCCGGATCGCGGCCGATTTGGAAGCGGCGGGACTGGAGTTCCTGGATGCGCCGGTCTCAGGCGGCACCGCAGGCGCGCAGAAGGCCACGCTGTCGATCATGGTTGGCGGCAAGGCCGATGTGCTGGAACGCGTGCGGCCGCTGCTGCAACTGCTGGGCACGACGATCACGCACGTCGGCGGCCACGGTGCAGGCCAAGTCGCCAAGGCGTGCAACCAGATCGTGCAGGTCATCAATATCCAGGGCATTGCCGAAGCCATGCTGTTTGCGCGCGCCCAGGGGACCGACCCGTCGCGTGTGCTGGCTGCCATCGGCCCGGGCTTTGCGGGCAGCCGCATGCTCGACCTGGAAGGGCCCAAGATGGCCGAGCGCAACTTTGCCGCCGGCATCGAAGCGCGCCTGCACGACAAGGATTTCGGCCTGGTGCGCGAGATCGCCCAGGAACTCGGCCTGCAGATGCCGGCGATGGAACTGGTGGCTTCGCAGCTCAATACGCTGGTGGCCAACGGCTGGGGGTATGACGATACGGCGTCGCTGCTGCGCGTGCTCGAGCAGCAGAACAAGCAGCAGACCGATTGA
- the ilvD gene encoding dihydroxy-acid dehydratase yields MPAYRSKTSTAGRNMAGARSLWRATGMKDEDFQKPIIAVVNSFTQFVPGHVHLKDLGQLVAREIEAAGGVAKEFNTIAVDDGIAMGHDGMLYSLPSRDIIADSVEYMVNAHCADAMVCISNCDKITPGMLMAAMRLNIPVIFVSGGPMEAGKTRLANPVTKAIEIKKLDLIDAMVIAADSKYSDEEVAEVERSACPTCGSCSGMFTANSMNCLTEALGLSLPGNGTVVATHADREQLFKRAGRRIVELARQYYEQEDERVLPRSVGFKAFENAMTLDIAMGGSTNTILHLLAIAQEAEIDFTMADIDRLSRVVPQLCKVAPNTNKYHIEDVHRAGGIMAILGELDRAGKLHTDAPTVHAPTLKDALDQWDIVRTSDEAVQTFYRAGPAGIPTQVAFSQNTRWPSLDLDRAEGCIRSNEHAFSKEGGLAVLRGNIALDGCVVKTAGVDESILVFEGTAHVTESQDEAVADILADKVKAGDVVVVRYEGPKGGPGMQEMLYPTSYIKSKGLGKACALLTDGRFSGGTSGLSIGHCSPEAAAGGAIGLVRNGDKIRIDIPNRTINVLVSDEELSRRREEQNAKGWKPAQPRPRKVSAALKAYAKLVMSADKGAVRDLSQLDD; encoded by the coding sequence ATGCCCGCATACCGTTCCAAAACCTCCACCGCCGGCCGCAACATGGCGGGGGCACGCTCGCTCTGGCGCGCCACCGGCATGAAAGACGAAGACTTCCAGAAGCCCATCATCGCGGTGGTCAATTCGTTCACCCAGTTTGTTCCCGGCCATGTGCACCTGAAAGACCTGGGGCAGCTCGTCGCGCGTGAAATCGAAGCCGCGGGCGGGGTTGCCAAGGAATTCAACACAATCGCCGTGGACGACGGCATCGCCATGGGCCACGACGGCATGCTGTATTCGCTGCCCAGCCGCGACATCATTGCCGACTCGGTTGAATACATGGTCAACGCGCACTGCGCCGATGCCATGGTCTGCATCTCCAACTGCGACAAGATCACCCCGGGCATGCTGATGGCCGCCATGCGCCTGAACATTCCGGTGATCTTCGTCTCGGGCGGCCCGATGGAAGCGGGCAAGACGCGCCTGGCCAACCCCGTCACCAAAGCCATCGAAATCAAGAAGCTGGATCTGATCGACGCGATGGTGATCGCGGCCGACAGCAAGTATTCCGACGAGGAAGTGGCGGAAGTCGAGCGCTCGGCGTGCCCGACCTGCGGTTCGTGCTCGGGCATGTTCACGGCCAACTCGATGAACTGCCTGACCGAAGCGCTCGGCCTGTCGCTGCCGGGCAACGGCACCGTGGTCGCCACGCACGCAGACCGCGAGCAGCTCTTCAAGCGCGCCGGCCGCCGCATCGTTGAACTCGCCCGCCAATACTACGAGCAGGAAGATGAGCGCGTGCTGCCGCGCTCGGTCGGCTTCAAGGCATTTGAGAACGCCATGACGCTCGACATCGCGATGGGCGGCTCGACCAACACGATCCTGCACCTGCTGGCCATCGCGCAGGAAGCGGAGATCGACTTCACGATGGCGGACATCGACCGCCTTTCGCGCGTCGTGCCGCAGCTGTGCAAGGTCGCGCCGAACACGAACAAGTACCACATCGAAGACGTGCACCGCGCCGGCGGCATCATGGCCATCCTGGGTGAGCTGGACCGCGCCGGCAAGCTGCACACCGACGCACCCACCGTGCACGCGCCCACGTTGAAGGACGCGCTGGACCAGTGGGACATCGTCCGCACGTCGGATGAAGCCGTGCAGACCTTCTACCGTGCCGGCCCGGCGGGTATCCCGACGCAGGTCGCGTTCAGCCAGAACACGCGCTGGCCGAGCCTGGACCTGGACCGCGCCGAGGGCTGCATCCGCTCGAACGAGCATGCGTTCTCGAAGGAAGGCGGCCTGGCCGTGCTGAGGGGCAACATCGCGCTGGACGGCTGCGTGGTGAAGACCGCCGGCGTGGATGAAAGCATCCTCGTGTTCGAAGGCACGGCGCACGTGACGGAATCGCAGGACGAAGCGGTCGCGGACATCCTGGCCGACAAGGTCAAAGCCGGCGACGTGGTGGTCGTGCGCTACGAAGGCCCGAAGGGCGGCCCCGGCATGCAGGAAATGCTGTACCCGACCAGCTACATCAAGTCCAAGGGCCTGGGCAAAGCCTGTGCGCTGCTGACGGACGGCCGCTTCTCGGGTGGTACGTCGGGGCTGTCGATCGGGCACTGTTCGCCGGAAGCGGCTGCAGGCGGCGCGATCGGCCTGGTGCGCAACGGCGACAAGATCCGCATCGACATCCCCAACCGCACGATCAACGTGCTGGTGTCGGACGAAGAACTCTCACGACGCCGCGAAGAGCAGAACGCCAAGGGTTGGAAGCCCGCGCAGCCGCGTCCGCGCAAGGTATCGGCCGCACTCAAGGCGTACGCCAAGTTGGTCATGTCGGCGGACAAGGGCGCGGTGCGCGACCTGTCGCAACTGGACGACTGA
- the dkgB gene encoding 2,5-didehydrogluconate reductase DkgB: MNKIPAFGLGTFRLKGRAVIDSVRNGLELGYRVIDTAQIYGNEAEVGEAIASSGVRREDLFLTTKIWVDNYARSKLVTSLEDSLTKLRTDYVDLTLIHWPAPNNGVSLEEFMTALAEAKARGLTREIGVSNFNIALTQQAIAVAGKDAIATNQIELSPYLQNRKLVEFLQREGIHVTSYMTLAYGKVLGDPVIGAIAQRHEATPAQVVLAWAMQLGYSVIPSSTKREHLASNLRAQTLHLTDEDMAQIAGLERNGREVSPDGLSPQWD; this comes from the coding sequence ATGAACAAGATTCCCGCTTTCGGCCTCGGCACGTTTCGCCTGAAGGGCCGGGCTGTCATCGACTCGGTCCGCAATGGCCTCGAACTCGGCTACCGCGTCATCGACACCGCCCAAATCTACGGCAATGAAGCGGAGGTAGGCGAGGCCATTGCCAGCTCCGGCGTGCGCCGCGAAGACCTGTTCCTGACGACCAAGATCTGGGTCGACAACTACGCCCGGAGCAAGCTGGTGACGAGTCTCGAAGACAGCCTCACCAAGCTGCGCACCGATTACGTCGACCTCACGCTCATCCATTGGCCGGCGCCCAACAACGGCGTGTCGCTCGAAGAATTCATGACCGCGCTGGCCGAAGCGAAGGCTCGGGGTTTGACGCGCGAGATCGGCGTCTCGAACTTCAACATCGCCCTGACGCAGCAGGCGATTGCGGTGGCTGGCAAAGACGCCATCGCCACCAACCAGATCGAACTGAGCCCGTATCTGCAAAATCGCAAGCTCGTCGAATTTCTGCAGCGCGAGGGCATCCACGTCACGTCGTACATGACGCTCGCCTACGGCAAGGTGCTGGGCGATCCGGTGATCGGCGCGATCGCACAGCGGCACGAAGCGACGCCGGCGCAGGTCGTGCTGGCGTGGGCGATGCAGTTGGGCTACTCGGTGATCCCGTCGTCAACCAAGCGAGAGCATCTTGCGAGCAACCTGCGCGCGCAAACGCTGCACCTGACGGACGAAGACATGGCTCAGATTGCCGGGCTTGAGCGCAACGGCCGCGAGGTTTCACCAGACGGGCTCTCGCCGCAGTGGGATTGA
- a CDS encoding MFS transporter, with the protein MNPNHTSAEPTRNSPTLPLLALAAGAFGIGTTEFSPMGLLPVIADGVHVSIPQAGMLVSAYAIGVMVGAPIMTLLLARWPRRKALIALMSIFTIGNLLSAVAPDYTTLLLARLVTSLNHGAYFGLGSVVAASLVPRDKQASAVATMFMGLTIANVGGVPAATWLGQLIGWRMSFAATASLGLIAIAGLITALPRGDAGKMPNLRAELAVLTRPVVLGALATTVLGAGAMFTLYTYVAPTLAQLTGASPAFVTAMLVLIGIGFSIGNMAGGRLADRSLDGSLIGFLLLLIVTMLAFPVLAKTHIGAAAALLVWGIATFAVVPPLQMRVMRAAAEAPGLASSVNVGAFNLGNALGAAAGGAAISAGLGYAAVPIVGAVIAAAGLALVVLQVVQRRARLAMNP; encoded by the coding sequence ATGAACCCCAACCACACCTCTGCCGAGCCCACTCGCAACAGCCCGACGCTGCCGCTGCTCGCGCTTGCCGCTGGCGCCTTTGGCATCGGCACCACCGAGTTTTCGCCGATGGGCTTGCTGCCCGTGATTGCCGACGGCGTGCATGTATCGATTCCGCAGGCTGGCATGCTGGTCAGCGCGTATGCGATCGGGGTGATGGTCGGCGCGCCGATCATGACGCTGCTGCTCGCACGCTGGCCACGGCGCAAGGCGCTGATTGCGCTGATGAGCATCTTCACCATCGGCAACCTGCTGTCAGCCGTTGCGCCGGACTACACGACGCTGCTGCTCGCGCGGCTCGTCACCAGCCTCAATCACGGCGCGTACTTCGGGCTGGGATCGGTGGTTGCCGCCAGCCTCGTACCGCGCGACAAGCAGGCCAGCGCCGTCGCAACGATGTTCATGGGCCTGACGATCGCCAACGTTGGGGGCGTGCCGGCTGCGACTTGGCTCGGCCAACTGATCGGCTGGCGCATGTCGTTTGCCGCCACGGCAAGCCTCGGCCTGATCGCCATTGCGGGTCTGATTACCGCGTTGCCGAGGGGCGATGCCGGCAAGATGCCCAACCTTCGCGCCGAACTCGCGGTCCTGACGCGTCCCGTCGTGCTGGGCGCGCTTGCCACCACGGTGCTCGGCGCGGGCGCGATGTTCACGCTCTACACGTATGTTGCGCCGACGCTTGCGCAACTGACCGGCGCCTCGCCGGCATTCGTGACGGCGATGCTGGTGCTGATCGGCATCGGTTTTTCGATTGGCAACATGGCCGGCGGCCGCCTGGCAGATCGCTCGCTCGACGGCAGCCTGATCGGCTTTCTGTTGCTGCTGATCGTGACGATGCTCGCGTTCCCCGTGCTCGCCAAGACGCACATCGGTGCGGCCGCCGCGTTGCTGGTGTGGGGCATCGCCACCTTCGCGGTCGTACCGCCGCTGCAGATGCGCGTGATGCGTGCCGCAGCTGAGGCACCGGGGCTTGCATCGTCCGTGAACGTGGGCGCGTTCAACCTCGGCAACGCGCTGGGCGCAGCAGCGGGCGGCGCCGCCATCTCCGCAGGACTGGGCTATGCGGCGGTGCCGATTGTCGGCGCAGTGATCGCCGCGGCAGGCCTTGCGCTGGTGGTTCTGCAGGTCGTGCAGCGCCGGGCGCGCCTTGCGATGAACCCCTGA
- a CDS encoding MarR family winged helix-turn-helix transcriptional regulator, whose protein sequence is MSAPARPLSKQDFENLSDFRYHLRRFLRASEDLIHAKGITPLQYQLLLHVKGYAGREWATVGELAERLQAAPHGTAALITRCEEAGLVERRSSDTDARQVEVHLSRKGDHLVTLLAGLHQSELSAFRRAFKLPHLDQPVEPPAEQ, encoded by the coding sequence ATGTCTGCGCCAGCCCGACCTTTGTCCAAACAGGATTTCGAGAACCTCTCTGATTTCCGCTACCACCTGCGCCGCTTCCTGCGCGCCTCTGAAGACCTGATCCACGCCAAGGGCATCACGCCGTTGCAGTATCAGCTGCTGCTCCACGTGAAAGGCTATGCCGGGCGCGAATGGGCCACCGTTGGCGAACTGGCCGAGCGCCTGCAGGCCGCGCCGCATGGCACGGCGGCGCTCATCACACGCTGTGAAGAAGCGGGCCTGGTCGAACGTCGATCGAGCGACACCGACGCGCGCCAGGTGGAAGTCCATCTCTCCAGGAAGGGTGATCACCTCGTCACGCTGCTGGCCGGGCTGCACCAGAGTGAGCTGTCGGCCTTCAGACGCGCGTTCAAGCTTCCGCACCTCGATCAACCCGTCGAACCGCCCGCCGAGCAGTAA